From the genome of Yersinia enterocolitica, one region includes:
- a CDS encoding XRE family transcriptional regulator — MKVKLSPQERENLLLMLLSQLFSEQISTGELLRKLRKEMLTMSQDEFSSLVNISRRTLSDIETDKGGQTLSVLGRVFRPFGLKIGLLPRNQQVLKKMLAKEFAAVTEDQERLK, encoded by the coding sequence ATGAAAGTGAAACTTTCACCGCAAGAGCGTGAGAACTTGTTACTGATGTTACTAAGCCAGCTATTTAGTGAACAGATATCTACAGGGGAATTACTGCGCAAACTTAGAAAAGAGATGCTAACCATGTCTCAGGACGAGTTTTCATCTTTGGTTAATATCAGCCGACGTACTCTGTCTGATATTGAAACTGATAAAGGGGGCCAGACGTTATCTGTGCTTGGGCGTGTTTTTCGGCCTTTTGGTTTGAAAATAGGTTTATTGCCACGTAACCAGCAAGTATTGAAAAAAATGCTGGCGAAAGAGTTTGCAGCGGTAACCGAAGATCAGGAGCGTTTGAAATGA
- a CDS encoding two-component system response regulator BaeR → MHEPLQSASQSGSVLIVEDEPKLGQLLVDYLQAAGYQTQWLTRGDEVVAAVRQSPPAIILLDLMLPGSDGITICREIRRFSDVPIMMVTAKTEEIDRLLGLEIGADDYICKPYSPREVVARVKTILRRCRPLPQQPSDTVPLLIDESRFQASYLGHQLELTPAEFRLLKILATQPGHVFSREQLLNNLYDDYRVVTDRTIDSHIKNLRRKLESLDGKKPFIRAVYGMGYRWEAEICRLL, encoded by the coding sequence ATGCACGAGCCGCTTCAGTCTGCCAGCCAATCTGGCTCCGTATTGATTGTTGAAGATGAACCGAAGCTCGGCCAGTTATTGGTCGATTACCTACAGGCTGCGGGTTATCAGACCCAATGGCTCACCAGGGGTGACGAGGTAGTGGCGGCAGTCCGTCAGTCGCCACCGGCCATTATTTTGCTGGATTTAATGTTACCCGGTAGCGATGGCATTACCATTTGCCGAGAAATTCGCCGTTTCTCTGATGTGCCGATTATGATGGTGACGGCAAAAACCGAAGAGATTGATCGATTACTGGGGCTGGAGATCGGTGCTGACGACTATATCTGCAAACCCTATAGCCCGCGGGAAGTGGTGGCGCGGGTCAAAACCATTCTGCGCCGCTGCCGACCGCTACCGCAGCAGCCAAGTGATACGGTGCCACTGCTGATTGATGAATCCCGCTTTCAGGCCAGTTATCTGGGCCATCAGTTGGAATTGACCCCGGCAGAATTTCGTCTGCTGAAAATACTGGCAACTCAACCAGGCCATGTGTTTAGCCGTGAGCAACTGCTGAATAATCTGTATGACGATTACCGCGTAGTGACGGATCGCACTATCGATAGCCATATCAAAAATCTCCGGCGCAAGCTGGAATCACTCGATGGCAAGAAGCCATTTATCCGTGCAGTGTACGGTATGGGGTATCGCTGGGAAGCAGAGATCTGTCGTTTACTGTAA
- a CDS encoding DUF1508 domain-containing protein, translating into MTMGHYELNKAKNGQHYFNLKASNGETILSSEMYASKASAENGISSVQSNSPLESQYELKHNVKNEPYFVLKAKNHQVIGVSESYSSDAAAKKGIASVIKNGPTTIIKDLTL; encoded by the coding sequence ATGACCATGGGTCACTATGAGCTTAATAAGGCAAAGAATGGGCAGCACTATTTCAATCTAAAAGCCAGCAATGGCGAAACTATTCTCTCCAGTGAGATGTACGCCAGTAAGGCTTCGGCTGAAAACGGCATATCATCAGTGCAGAGTAACTCGCCACTGGAAAGCCAATATGAGCTGAAGCACAACGTCAAAAATGAACCTTATTTCGTTTTGAAAGCGAAAAACCATCAGGTTATTGGCGTCAGTGAATCCTACAGTTCTGACGCTGCTGCCAAAAAAGGCATTGCCTCCGTAATAAAAAATGGCCCGACCACCATAATTAAAGATCTGACGCTGTAA
- a CDS encoding type II toxin-antitoxin system HipA family toxin codes for MAKLTIQIFNHGLWHDAAELTFTEPARGRQGAAVLGYDGDYAIEWMYRDDEFSCSINLPVELAHTYSSKHWFAFIDDIMPAGASRRYWVNQLGLQSMSASEQDYILLKTGTIAPVGNMRIKDAIPELHPDSQLNHIRFTLQDVVERDSSFLEYAQQRGASAGGATGAGGEAPKLLLCCSDNDEIWIDTFQDGISNQDTHYLIKFPRGKRSTIDCDILRTEYHFYQELASIGIDTIKTEKMRLIEGDNYPSLWLPRFDIDSIENKRVQYGLESLYSVMDVASGSYLNHFEVIRTLVKKLTSQYQVNELGRPLNVEALVIEMIKRDLLNVAFGNSDNHGRNTALIKRPEGIWLSPIYDFAPMKADPEGIPRVTQWGSPYEEGGNFDWKGIITELSDLADPDSVFLAFQQVAENLIGLKVRLKMRGVPDSILNMPGMAFDYLDEKLQRWAHL; via the coding sequence GTGGCTAAACTAACGATACAGATCTTCAATCACGGCCTTTGGCATGATGCTGCTGAACTGACTTTTACAGAGCCGGCTCGTGGAAGGCAAGGCGCGGCAGTGCTAGGCTATGACGGCGATTATGCTATTGAGTGGATGTATCGTGATGATGAATTCAGTTGTAGCATAAATTTACCGGTTGAATTAGCTCACACCTATTCGTCTAAGCATTGGTTTGCTTTTATTGACGATATAATGCCCGCAGGCGCAAGCCGCCGCTATTGGGTTAACCAACTTGGTCTGCAATCAATGTCAGCGAGCGAGCAGGATTATATTTTGCTGAAAACGGGCACTATCGCCCCTGTTGGCAATATGCGAATAAAAGATGCAATACCTGAGTTACATCCTGATAGCCAGTTAAACCATATCCGCTTTACATTGCAGGACGTAGTTGAGCGTGACTCATCTTTTTTGGAATATGCGCAGCAAAGAGGGGCCTCGGCAGGGGGGGCGACAGGGGCCGGTGGCGAAGCGCCGAAGCTACTATTATGTTGTTCAGATAATGATGAAATCTGGATTGATACTTTCCAGGATGGCATCAGTAACCAAGATACTCATTATTTAATTAAATTCCCAAGAGGGAAGCGTAGCACTATTGATTGCGATATTTTACGTACTGAGTATCACTTTTATCAGGAACTGGCAAGCATTGGTATCGATACGATAAAGACTGAAAAGATGAGGCTGATAGAGGGAGATAATTATCCTTCTTTATGGTTACCTCGCTTTGATATTGATTCAATTGAGAATAAGCGAGTTCAATATGGTCTGGAGTCACTTTATTCAGTTATGGATGTTGCTTCGGGTAGCTATTTAAATCATTTTGAGGTAATCCGAACTTTAGTAAAAAAACTGACTTCTCAGTATCAAGTTAATGAATTAGGTCGGCCTTTAAATGTTGAAGCTCTCGTTATTGAAATGATTAAGCGAGATTTATTAAACGTCGCTTTTGGTAATTCTGACAATCATGGCCGCAATACTGCATTAATTAAACGGCCTGAGGGGATCTGGCTCTCGCCTATCTATGATTTTGCCCCGATGAAAGCAGATCCTGAAGGTATTCCCAGAGTGACTCAATGGGGGTCGCCTTATGAAGAGGGAGGGAATTTCGACTGGAAGGGTATTATTACTGAGTTATCTGATCTTGCTGACCCTGACAGTGTCTTTTTGGCATTCCAGCAAGTGGCTGAAAATCTAATAGGTTTGAAGGTTCGTCTTAAAATGCGAGGAGTACCGGACAGCATTCTTAATATGCCGGGAATGGCTTTTGATTATTTGGATGAAAAATTACAACGCTGGGCACATTTATGA